In the genome of Candoia aspera isolate rCanAsp1 chromosome 1, rCanAsp1.hap2, whole genome shotgun sequence, one region contains:
- the DBI gene encoding acyl-CoA-binding protein has product MTQAEFDKAAEEVKKLKTQPTDQEMLDVYSYFKQVTVGDVNTERPGMLDFKGKAKWDAWSALKGMSKEDAMKAYIAKVNELKEKYGMQ; this is encoded by the exons ATGACGCAG GCAGAGTTTGATAAAGCTGCTGAAGAAGTTAAGAAACTGAAGACACAGCCGACAGATCAGGAAATGCTGGATGTCTACAGCTATTTCAAGCAAGTTACAGTTGGAGATGTAAATACAG agCGCCCTGGAATGCTTGACTTCAAAGGCAAAGCCAAGTGGGATGCCTGGAGTGCTTTAAAAG gtaTGTCCAAAGAAGATGCCATGAAAGCATATATAGCAAAAGTTAATGAGCTGAAGGAGAAATACGGAATGCAGTGA